A genomic window from Gemmatimonadota bacterium includes:
- a CDS encoding amidohydrolase family protein: MKIILSKRPALLALALMACAGPEGEPEATPPEESPEPRGIVAVDAPTVALTNVKVIDGTGAAAMTGRTVVIADGRIAAVGADGEVEVPADAEVMDMTGHTLIPGIVGLHNHSYYTGGRGRAAQLMFSGPRLYLASGVTTIRTTGARQPYAELNLMREIEAGRAVGPTIVPTGPYLTGEMGSATMTRLEGPEQARRVVRYWAEEGIPWFKAYTWISRAELGAAIEEAHANGVKVTAHLCSVGYREAVALGIDNLEHGLFANSEYAPGKEPDDCPANFRATYGDLDVNGPEVQATFRDMIENGVAMTSTLVVYEISVYGREPIDERVYEVLAPEIAAEVRAIAEERRSNPEGAIPPELLAKAMEYERAFVDAGGLLAAGVDPTGYGAAPPGLGDQRNFQLLREAGFSAPEAVRIMTANGAAVLGMDDEIGTVEVGKVADLVVIEGDVEEMGHIRPTRIVFRQGTGWDAVALYESVIGLVGIR; this comes from the coding sequence GTGAAGATCATCTTGTCGAAGCGCCCGGCCCTACTCGCCCTCGCCCTCATGGCCTGCGCGGGCCCGGAAGGGGAACCGGAGGCGACCCCGCCCGAAGAGTCGCCCGAGCCTCGGGGGATCGTCGCCGTGGACGCGCCGACCGTCGCCCTCACCAACGTGAAGGTCATCGACGGTACGGGAGCCGCGGCCATGACCGGTCGGACGGTGGTGATCGCCGACGGTCGCATAGCCGCGGTCGGAGCCGACGGAGAGGTGGAGGTGCCGGCCGATGCCGAGGTCATGGACATGACCGGGCACACGCTTATTCCCGGGATCGTCGGTCTCCACAATCACAGCTACTACACCGGGGGCAGGGGGCGGGCCGCACAGCTCATGTTCTCGGGACCGAGGCTCTATCTGGCTTCCGGCGTCACCACCATCAGGACCACCGGCGCCCGGCAACCCTATGCCGAACTCAACCTCATGCGCGAGATCGAGGCCGGTCGCGCGGTCGGTCCGACCATCGTCCCGACCGGCCCGTACCTGACCGGCGAGATGGGAAGCGCCACCATGACCCGGCTTGAAGGCCCCGAACAGGCCCGGCGAGTGGTGCGCTACTGGGCCGAGGAGGGCATCCCCTGGTTCAAGGCGTACACCTGGATCTCGCGAGCCGAACTCGGCGCGGCGATCGAGGAGGCGCACGCCAACGGGGTGAAGGTCACGGCTCACCTCTGCTCGGTCGGATATCGGGAGGCCGTGGCTCTGGGCATCGACAATCTGGAACACGGGCTCTTCGCCAACTCCGAGTACGCCCCCGGCAAGGAACCCGACGATTGCCCGGCCAACTTCCGCGCCACTTACGGTGACCTGGACGTGAACGGACCCGAGGTCCAGGCCACCTTCCGCGACATGATCGAAAACGGGGTCGCCATGACCTCGACCTTGGTTGTGTACGAGATCTCGGTCTACGGAAGGGAACCGATCGACGAGCGCGTCTACGAGGTGCTCGCGCCCGAGATCGCGGCGGAGGTCAGGGCGATCGCGGAGGAGCGTCGCTCCAATCCCGAAGGTGCGATCCCGCCCGAGCTGCTCGCGAAGGCTATGGAGTACGAGCGGGCGTTCGTGGATGCCGGGGGGCTCCTGGCCGCAGGCGTCGACCCGACCGGATACGGCGCGGCCCCGCCGGGCCTGGGTGACCAGAGAAACTTCCAACTCCTGCGCGAAGCCGGCTTCAGCGCACCCGAAGCGGTGCGGATAATGACGGCCAACGGCGCCGCCGTACTCGGGATGGATGACGAGATCGGCACGGTCGAGGTGGGCAAGGTCGCCGATCTCGTGGTGATCGAAGGAGATGTCGAGGAAATGGGGCACATCAGGCCCACCCGCATCGTCTTCCGCCAGGGCACCGGCTGGGATGCCGTAGCCCTCTACGAGTCAGTCATAGGCCTGGTCGGGATCAGGTAG